Within Paenibacillus sabinae T27, the genomic segment GAGCCGGAGCCGCAGCGAAAGCGAGTCTGAATAGGGCGACTAAGTACGTGGACGTAGACCCGAAACCGTGTGATCTACCCCTGTCCAGGGTGAAGGTGCGGTAACACGCACTGGAGGCCCGAACCCACGAACGTTGAAAAGTTCGGGGATGAGGTGGGGGTAGCGGAGAAATTCCAATCGAACTCGGAGATAGCTGGTTCTCCCCGAAATAGCTTTAGGGCTAGCCTCGGAATATGGAGTCGTGGAGGTAGAGCACTGATTGGGTGCGGGGCCCGCAAGGGTTACCAAGCTCAGTCAAACTCCGAATGCCATCGACTTATCGTCCGGGAGTCAGACAGTGAGTGCTAAGATCCATTGTCAAAAGGGAAACAGCCCAGACCATCAGCTAAGGTCCCCAAGTGTGTGTTAAGTGGGAAAGGATGTGGAGTTGCACAGACAACCAGGATGTTGGCTTAGAAGCAGCCACCATTTAAAGAGTGCGTAATAGCTCACTGGTCGAGTGACTCTGCGCCGAAAATGTAACGGGGCTAAACACACCACCGAAGCTATGGCTTGATGCTTTGCATCAGGGGTAGGGGAGCGTTGTATGCGGGTTGAAGGTTGATCGTGAGGACAGCTGGACTGCATACAAGTGAGAATGCCGGTATGAGTAACGAAAAGATCAGTGAGAATCTGATCCGCCGAAAGCCCAAGGTTTCCTGAGGAAGGCTCGTCCGCTCAGGGTAAGTCGGGACCTAAGGCGAGGCCGACAGGCGTAGTCGAAGGACAACAGGTTGATATTCCTGTACCACCGTAATCCGTTATGAGCGATGGGGGGACGCAGGAGGGTAGTGACGCGGACTGATGGATGTCCGTCCAAGCAGTGAGGCTGGTGTGTAGGTAAATCCGCACACTTTTAAGGCCAGGCTGTGATGGGGAGCGAAAATTGTAGTAGCGAAGGTCATGATCTCACACTGCCAAGAAAAGCCTCTAGCCAGGAGAAGGTGCCCGTACCGCAAACCGACACAGGTAGGCGAGAAGAGAATTCTAAGGCGCGCGGAAGAACTCTCGTTAAGGAACTCGGCAAAATGACCCCGTAACTTCGGGAGAAGGGGTGCCTCGGTAGGGTGAATAGCCCGAGGGGGCCGCAGTGAAAAGGCCCAAGCGACTGTTTAGCAAAAACACAGGTCTGTGCGAAGCCGCAAGGCGAAGTATACGGGCTGACGCCTGCCCGGTGCTGGAAGGTTAAGGGGAGCGGTTAGGGGTTAAACCCGAAGCTGTGAACCGAAGCCCCAGTAAACGGCGGCCGTAACTATAACGGTCCTAAGGTAGCGAAATTCCTTGTCAGGTAAATTCTGACCCGCACGAATGGCGTAACGACTTGGGCGCTGTCTCAACGAGAGATCCGGTGAAATTTTAATACCTGTGAAGATGCAGGTTACCCGCGACAAGACGGAAAGACCCCATGGAGCTTTACTGCAGCTTGATATTGAACTTGGGTACGATCTGTACAGGATAGGTGGGAGCCTTGGAAGCCGGAGCGCCAGCTTCGGTGGAGGCGACGTTGGGATACCACCCTGATCGTATCTAGGTTCTAACCTGGTACCCTAAACGGGTACGGGGACCGTGTCAGGCGGGCAGTTTGACTGGGGCGGTCGCCTCCTAAAGAGTAACGGAGGCGTCCCAAGGTTCCCTCAGAATGGTTGGAAATCATTCGAAGAGTGCAAAGGCAGAAGGGAGCTTGACTGCGAGACCTACAAGTCGAGCAGGGACGAAAGTCGGGCTTAGTGATCCGGTGGTACCGCATGGAAGGGCCATCGCTCAACGGATAAAAGCTACCCTGGGGATAACAGGCTTATCTCCCCCAAGAGTCCACATCGACGGGGAGGTTTGGCACCTCGATGTCGGCTCATCGCATCCTGGGGCTGAAGTAGGTCCCAAGGGTTGGGCTGTTCGCCCATTAAAGCGGTACGCGAGCTGGGTTCAGAACGTCGTGAGACAGTTCGGTCCCTATCTGTCGTGGGCGTAGGAAATTTGAGAGGAGCTGTCCTTAGTACGAGAGGACCGGGATGGACGTACCGCTGGTGCACCAGTTGTTCCGCCAGGAGCATGGCTGGGTAGCTACGTACGGACGGGATAAGCGCTGAAAGCATCTAAGCGTGAAGCCCCCCTCAAGATGAGATTTCCCAGTATGTAAGACCCCTTGAAGACGACGAGGTAGATAGGTTGGAGGTGGAAGTGCAGCAATGCATGGAGCTGACCAATACTAATCGGTCGAGGGCTTATCCAAAATAACGCAATGTTTCGTTTCGATCCAGTTTTCAGGGAGCAAGAGTTCTGGTTGATGTGGCCCTAGCGGTTGCGGTAAACCAGAATTGCGATCAGCATTTGGCGATGTTGATCACCTGAAATATGCATTTGTCATTGCAAATGCCCGTTTGGTGGCGATGGCGGAGGGGTTCCACGCGTACCCATCCCGAACACGACCGTTAAGCCCTCCAGCGCCGATGGTACTTGGACCGAAGGGTCCTGGGAGAGTAGGACGCCGCCAAGCACATGAACCACTGCTGAAACTCAGCAGTGGTTTTTTGTATATTTTATTTGACTAGGGACAATCCTAACTTTTTAACTGTATTGGATACAACTGTACGCTGATGATGGACAAATTACCGGGATTTGGCTTGCGGTTATGCCGATTTTTCCAAAGAAATCCCTTCTCATGTAATGTTCTTGACAGTACAAAAGGCCTTTGCTAAGATGGCAATAATATATTTTTGGACATACCGCTCCAACTTACTTGACGATTAGAACCAGTGTACTTTCTGTTCAATATATCTGTCCTCCGTGGATGGACTTGAGACGAAGGTTGTTCTTTTTATAAAGTTCGCGGGCCGTGAGAACAAAGAATACAAGGAGGAATGACCCAGGTGTGGGAAGATAAGTTTGGTAAAGAGGGATTGACTTTTGACGACGTATTGCTGGTGCCGCGTAAATCGGAAGTGCTGCCTAAGGAAGTGGATTTGTCCACTGAGCTCAGCAAGAATGTCAAGCTGAATATTCCGCTGATTAGCGCCGGTATGGATACTGTAACCGAGGCGGCTATGGCGATTGCAATGGCGCGCGAGGGCGGCGTCGGCATTATCCACAAGAACATGTCGGTTGAGCAGCAAGCTGAAGAAGTGGACCGGGTAAAGCGCTCTGAGAGCGGCGTTATTACCAATCCTTTTTCGCTTACCCCGGCACATATGGTTTCCGACGCTGAGCGTCTGATGGGCAAATATCGTATTTCCGGTGTGCCGGTTGTAGATGAGAACAATAGACTGGTAGGGATTATTACGAACCGTGATTTGCGGTTTATCCACGATTTTGATATTCCGATCAGCGAAGTCATGACGAAGGAAAATCTGGTCACCGCCCCTGTTGGCACGACTCTGGCCGAAGCTGAGGTTTTGCTGCAGCGCCATAAGATCGAGAAGCTTCCACTTGTAGACGATAACTACATTTTAAAAGGACTCATTACCATTAAAGATATTGAAAAGGCGATTCAGTTCCCTAACGGTGCCAAAGACGCTCAAGGCCGTCTTCTGGTGGGAGCCGCTGTCGGTATTTCCAAAGATACCTTTGACCGGGTGGAAGCGCTGGTTAAGGCCGGAGTTGACCTGATTGTTGTCGATTCGGCCCATGGGCATCACATCAATATCCTCGATGCGGTCCGCAAGGTTCGTGAGCTGTACCCGGATTTGACGATTATTGCGGGAAATGTGGCTACCGGCGAGGCTACTCGCGATCTGATCGAAGCTGGCGCCTCGATCGTTAAGGTCGGCATTGGTCCAGGCTCGATCTGTACAACCCGTGTCATTGCAGGTATTGGCGTGCCGCAGATTACGGCTATTTACGATTGCGCCTCTGTAGCGCGTGAA encodes:
- the guaB gene encoding IMP dehydrogenase, which encodes MWEDKFGKEGLTFDDVLLVPRKSEVLPKEVDLSTELSKNVKLNIPLISAGMDTVTEAAMAIAMAREGGVGIIHKNMSVEQQAEEVDRVKRSESGVITNPFSLTPAHMVSDAERLMGKYRISGVPVVDENNRLVGIITNRDLRFIHDFDIPISEVMTKENLVTAPVGTTLAEAEVLLQRHKIEKLPLVDDNYILKGLITIKDIEKAIQFPNGAKDAQGRLLVGAAVGISKDTFDRVEALVKAGVDLIVVDSAHGHHINILDAVRKVRELYPDLTIIAGNVATGEATRDLIEAGASIVKVGIGPGSICTTRVIAGIGVPQITAIYDCASVAREYGVPIIADGGIKYSGDITKAMAAGAHAVMLGSLFAGTEESPGESEIYQGRKFKVYRGMGSMSAMKQGSKDRYFQDDDKKLVPEGIEGRVAFKGPLSDTVHQLIGGLRSGMGYCGTGTLKGLREETSFIRITGAGLRESHPHDVQITKEAPNYSL